In Penicillium psychrofluorescens genome assembly, chromosome: 5, a single window of DNA contains:
- a CDS encoding uncharacterized protein (ID:PFLUO_007508-T1.cds;~source:funannotate) yields MALLTRLRARASSQPADANNNSQPASKPRKLVKKRSSRASSAEHSAPDGPVNPDAWREPTPAPARRTWKESPYKLSPATNPILATMKPLGEFPSAAEYRAVNLIPPSVKKNRAAKSLQQPALHVVAEATESDTPMTPVAEEAVADVSRLDVEMENIEPTSEVETGKNSVEDTVGVDVMEDAIAEVDDAIATNLATPVSDAVDGKQTARTSISPATDTAAAEAVLPPVTQPLLAAPETPVEALITATSPLPDGQTTPDPAFFKGSRKNIDVGLPDYVAILNSIPLPSSTEYDVSQLKRVIEAAITHALEKGEGEIALCLVYYWSRSSNDSFLLSLIDNIGRKEPDYQLDLALKTVLRNSRVDAIEWIRKKSIKERTTRRTRAAAADSDSNLSEAKSIDPNKPNQTKSAARKPVPTAFEKGKSNTVPLQKPKNRAPFLEKFHKRREEWENDEGLGDELRKKRQKLSQDQQDGEFLNAKVSLCRSTLDKGADRTAQDESARQQYRSLSVDTHLSDMSILSDSAYSDRINDWVAPHDPRYMPNQIEPPENSDNCLECGKGGSLLCCEGCENALHFRCVKPPIDPKNPPSGDWFCPRCTMRNNFTEAICHSQYFNKTEFQVSKPIKEYFAGVGEGVVTDERYGSDPKHLRFYKSVPHLPRLTKPPTKPAEYYSTPAYNDPNLLREMDAQGKLVSCMKCGRGTGGERPIISCDYCPCRFHLDCLDPPRAIPTNPYVGWMCPNHVTPDDMIASKEQEDGGEHVRRVRRPKNMRSIDVDVSFSDDPEKTLFDDEWREKRARLPAGDLILEFIDTVKYDRSRREKEHMLHVEKQCMSMARIITMEYYRRLGIDNPAQVVSDHGVSSEIADGISTVVQQSMDGKTPDHEAATVLLALAHTGPTSSTMAGEDGLAEPPQPTDSQQDAPTSSNAAVSSQTNEPTTAPPLTFDDSVSESSGPDTLPKVPNLPGFASKGSRVRKRSLTETETLVTEEEPAQKRQHVEFAPKEQRAQRHADVDADGGSDLEEARPNDPVIVSDEDKDAPTWGSNDKERLQSAEQLENDQIVKDLKDRLKGVDTMLREGHTDPEMQIDLLDEIEGLSKALRGRIGGTSQPANQHAQSAEPADGGEEL; encoded by the exons ATGGCGCTGCTGACTCGGCTCCGCGCCCGGGCTTCTTCCCAGCCCGCGGACGCGAATAATAATTCCCAACCGGCCTCGAAGCCTCGCAAACTCGTCAAGAAGCGCTCCTCGCGCGCTTCGTCCGCTGAACACTCCGCGCCCGATGGGCCCGTGAATCCGGACGCGTGGAGAGAGCCTACGCCCGCGCCTGCGCGCCGAACCTGGAAGGAATCTCCGTACAAACTCAGCCCTGCCACCAACCCAATCCTCGCCACGATGAAGCCGCTCGGCGAGTTCCCCTCCGCTGCGGAGTACCGTGCAGTCAACCTCATTCCGCCCAGCGTGAAGAAGAACCGCGCGGCCAAGTCCCTGCAGCAGCCGGCCCTGCATGTTGTCGCTGAAGCCACCGAGTCCGATACGCCCATGACTCCTGTTGCGGAGGAGGCAGTCGCTGATGTGTCCCGTCTAGACGTTGAGATGGAGAATATTGAGCCGACCAGCGAGGTCGAGACTGGGAAGAACTCCGTCGAGGACACGGTTGGCGTGGATGTGATGGAAGATGCTATTGCGGAAGTGGATGATGCTATCGCGACCAACCTGGCCACGCCTGTCTCCGACGCAGTCGATGGAAAGCAGACTGCGCGAACTTCTATCTCTCCTGCCACCGACACTGCTGCCGCTGAggctgttcttcctcctgtCACGCAACCTCTCTTGGCTGCGCCTGAGACACCAGTCGAGGCGCTCATCACCGCCACATCTCCTCTTCCCGATGGCCAGACCACCCCAGATCCTGCTTTCTTCAAGGGATCCCGGAAGAATATTGACGTTGGTTTGCCCGACTATGTGGCTATCCTCAATTCTATTCCCCTGCCCTCCTCAACCGAATACGATGTTTCCCAGCTCAAGCGGGTTATCGAAGCCGCCATCACCCATGCACTTGAAAAGGGAGAAGGCGAAATTGCCTTGTGTCTCGTCTATTACTGGTCCCGATCGTCCAACGACTCTTTCCTGCTGTCCCTGATCGACAACATCGGGCGCAAGGAGCCCGACTACCAACTTGATCTGGCTCTCAAAACTGTCCTACGAAACTCTAGGGTTGACGCCATTGAATGGATCAGGAAGAAGTCTATCAAAGAACGTACCACGCGTCGAACCCGTGCTGCAGCGGCTGATAGCGACTCGAATCTTTCCGAGGCCAAATCCATCGATCCCAACAAGCCCAACCAGACCAAGTCTGCTGCTCGCAAACCCGTTCCGACTGCTTTTGAAAAGGGCAAGTCCAACACTGTTCCACTCCAGAAGCCCAAGAACAGGGCCCCATTCCTGGAGAAATTCCACAAGCGCCGCGAGGAATGGGAGAACGATGAAGGTCTCGGAGAtgagctgcgcaagaagcgACAGAAGCTCTCCCAAGACCAACAAGATGGAGAATTTCTGAACGCCAAGGTGAGCCTTTGCCGTTCGACCCTGGACAAGGGGGCCGATCGCACCGCTCAGGATGAGAGTGCTCGCCAGCAATACCGCTCGCTCTCCGTTGACACCCACCTATCTGACATGTCCATCTTGTCCGACTCGGCCTATTCCGATCGAATCAATGACTGGGTCGCGCCTCATGACCCCCGTTACATGCCAAATCAAAT CGAACCTCCCGAGAACAGTGACAACTGTTTGGAGTGTGGCAAGGGCGGCTCGCTGCTCTGCTGCGAAGGGTGTGAAAATGCCCTGCATTTCCGATGCGTGAAACCCCCCATCGACCCGAAAAATCCGCCCTCGGGAGACTGGTTCTGCCCCAGGTGCACCATGCGCAACAACTTCACCGAGGCGATTTGCCACTCCCAATATTTCAACAAAACCGAATTCCAGGTATCCAAGCCTATCAAGGAGTATTTTGCCGGTGTCGGCGAGGGCGTTGTCACCGACGAACGCTATGGCTCTGACCCCAAACACCTTCGCTTCTACAAGAGTGTCCCCCACCTGCCACGGCTGACTAAACCGCCGACCAAGCCGGCCGAGTATTATTCTACGCCAGCCTACAACGACCCTAACCTCCTGCGGGAGATGGACGCGCAAGGGAAGCTGGTCTCCTGTATGAAATGTGGCCGCGGCACGGGCGGCGAGCGACCGATCATATCCTGCGATTATTGCCCTTGCCGCTTTCATCTTGATTGCCTCGATCCGCCCCGCGCCATCCCCACTAACCCTTATGTCGGATGGATGTGTCCCAACCATGTTACTCCCGATGACATGATTGCCAGCAAAGAACAGGAAGATGGCGGTGAGCATGTGCGCCGCGTGCGCCGCCCGAAGAACATGCGGTCGATCGATGTCGACGTGAGTTTCTCGGATGATCCTGAGAAAACCCTGTTTGATGATGAATGGCGCGAGAAACGTGCCCGTCTGCCCGCTGGCGACTTGATTCTAGAGTTCATTGACACGGTCAAGTACGACCGTAGCAGACGCGAGAAAGAGCACATGTTGCACGTCGAGAAACAGTGCATGAGCATGGCGCGCATCATTACCATGGAATACTACCGGCGCCTGGGCATCGACAACCCTGCACAGGTGGTCTCGGACCATGGGGTGTCCTCTGAGATTGCTGATGGCATTTCTACTGTTGTGCAGCAGTCGATGGATGGCAAGACGCCCGATCACGAGGCAGCCACCGTTCTCCTGGCCCTCGCTCACACGGGGCCCACCTCTTCCACCATGgccggcgaagatggcctTGCCGAACCGCCTCAGCCCACCGACTCTCAGCAAGATGCCCCGACTTCATCCAACGCCGCTGTATCCTCTCAGACCAACGAGCCTACCACAGCTCCACCTCTCACTTTTGATGATTCGGTCTCCGAATCCTCGGGCCCAGACACTCTCCCCAAGGTCCCTAATCTCCCTGGCTTCGCTTCGAAGGGTTCTCGTGTCCGAAAGCGTTCTCTCACCGAAACCGAGACTCTCGTTACGGAGGAAGAGCCCGCGCAGAAACGCCAGCACGTTGAGTTCGCGCCCAAAGAGCAGCGCGCACAGCGCCACGCCGACGTCGACGCTGATGGCGGCAGCGACTTGGAAGAGGCCCGCCCCAACGACCCAGTCATTGTCAGCGACGAAGACAAAGACGCTCCCACCTGGGGCTCCAACGACAAGGAGCGCCTCCAGTCGGcggagcagctggagaatgaCCAAATTGTGAAAGACCTGAAAGACCGCCTGAAGGGCGTTGATACGATGCTGCGCGAGGGCCATACCGACCCCGAGATGCAGATTGACCTGCTCGATGAGATCGAGGGCTTGTCAAAGGCCCTGCGGGGGCGCATCGGCGGCACATCACAGCCGGCGAATCAACATGCTCAGTCTGCGGAACCGGCGGACGGCGGAGAGGAGCTATGA
- a CDS encoding uncharacterized protein (ID:PFLUO_007509-T1.cds;~source:funannotate), with amino-acid sequence MKTFASLTLLAAGAAAQAIEGLSFGHERTLSPDRYSIPGWKISGEGHDPTLMSNKLILTPPYPGNTRGAVWAQSPATLPEWSAEFQFRASGPERAGGILQLWYTKDGQVKVGTSSIYTVGQWDGFALVIDTHSGRGGSIRGFLNDGTTDYKSHRSVDSLAFGHCDYAYRNLGRPSVVKLKHTNSIFEVTVDDRVCFSTNQVALPTGNTFGITAATPETPDSFEIFKFLLQSAAGQGIPAQQMNSQQQQQSQPILNQNTGNPAAQQAQAADPGTAAGFADLSGRLQLTNKAVQNILQDLRTQSQKSDSRHAEVQQKLATKGELAAMDARLERIETALQYLQRDMPGKDIRESFNQLEKTLRSSHLSLSENLQGHVFNVITASTPRMGFFIFLVLAFQLLLAVSYVIYKRRRASMPKKFL; translated from the exons ATGAAGACCTTCGCGTCCCTTACCCTGCTCGCCGCTGGTGCGGCGGCCCAGGCGATTGAGGGATTGAGCTTCGGACATGAGAGAAC GCTATCGCCAGACCGATACTCGATTCCTGGGTGGAAAATTTCAGGAGAGGGCCATGACCCGACCTTG ATGTCGAACAAGCTCATTTTGACACCTCCGTATCCGGGCAACACTCGAGGAGCTGTCTGGGCCCAGAGCCC GGCAACTCTACCAGAATGGTCGGCAGAATTTCAATTCCGAGCGAGCGGCCCCGAACGGGCAGGAGGCATTCTCCAACTATGGTATACGAAGGATGGTCAGGTGAAAGTGGGCACGTCCAGCATATACACCGTGGGACAATGGGACGGGTTTGCCCTTGTGATTGACACCCACAGTGGGAGA GGTGGAAGCATTCGCGGGTTCCTGAACGACGGCACAACCGACTACAAGAGCCACCGCAGTGTCGACAGCCTGGCTTTCGGGCACTGCGACTACGCCTACCGCAACCTGGGTCGGCCGTCCGTCGTGAAACTGAAGCACACCAACTCCATCTTCGAGGTGACGGTCGATGACAGAGTCTGCTTTTCGACCAACCAGGTCGCCCTCCCTACGGGAAATACCTTTGGCATCACAGCCGCCACCCCCGAAACCCCCGACTCCTTCGAGATCTTCAAGttcctcctccaatccgCCGCAGGCCAAGGCATCCCCGCCCAGCAAATGAAttcccagcagcaacaacaatcACAGCCGATCTTGAACCAAAACACCGGAAATCCAGCAGCACAACAGGCGCAAGCGGCGGACCCCGGGACGGCAGCGGGATTCGCTGATCTGAGCGGCCGCCTCCAGCTCACCAACAAAGCCGTCCAAAACATCCTGCAAGATCTCCGCACCCAGTCCCAGAAGAGCGACTCCCGCCACGCAGAGGTCCAGCAGAAGCTAGCGACAAAGGGCGAGCTGGCTGCAATGGACGCCCGGCTCGAGCGCATAGAAACCGCACTACAGTATCTCCAGCGCGACATGCCAGGCAAGGATATACGCGAGTCCTTTAACCAGCTCGAGAAAACGCTGCGCTCCTCGCATCTTAGTCTGAGCGAGAACCTTCAGGGCCACGTGTTCAATG TCATTACCGCCTCCACTCCGCGCATgggcttcttcatcttcctggTGTTGGccttccagctcctcctggCTGTCTCCTACGTCATCTATAAGCGCCGCCGCGCAAGCATGCCCAAGAAGTTCCTCTAG
- a CDS encoding uncharacterized protein (ID:PFLUO_007510-T1.cds;~source:funannotate), whose amino-acid sequence MTDLYPSLAQCALVAAAFKVLLFPAYKSTDFEVHRNWLALTYSLPVKEWYYERTSEWTLDYPPFFAAFEWLLAQAAAYADPAMLVVKNLDYDSWQTVYFQRATVILTELVLVYALSRFVKSTPLPNKQAAHVASLSILLSPGLFIIDHIHFQYNGFMYGVLILSIVLARKQSTLLYSGILFAVLLCMKHIYLYLSLAYFVYLLRAYCLDPRSILRPRFGNIFKLGVCVLGVFGIAFGPFAQWGQLLQLKDRLFPFSRGLCHAYWAPNMWAMYSFTDRALIPLAPRLGLPVNQEALTSVTRGLVGDTSFAILPEVTKEHTFLLTFVFQLIPLIKLWFRPDWDTFVGAITLCGYASFLFGWHVHEKAVLLIIIPFSLIALKDRRYFSAFRPLAVAGHVSLFPLLFTAAEFPLKIVYTVLWLVLFLFVFDRVAPVPERPRIFVFDRLALFYLVVSIPLMVYCSLLHQVIFGLERLQFLPLMFMSSYSAVGVVGSWMGFLVVYFTA is encoded by the exons ATGACTGACCTTTACCCTTCCCTGGCCCAGTGTGCCCTTGTGGCAGCTGCCTTCAAGGTGCTGCTATTCCCTGCGTA CAAATCCACCGACTTTGAAGTGCATCGCAATTGGCTCGCCCTCACTTATTCCCTCCCTGTCAAAGAATGGTACTACGAG AGAACCTCAGAATGGACCCTCGATTACCCGCCGTTCTTCGCAGCCTTCGAATGGCTGCTGGCTCAAGCAGCAGCTTATGCTGACCCTGccatgctggtggtgaagaatcTGGATTATGACTCGTGGCAGACGGTCTACTTCCAGCGCGCGACGGTCATTTTGACTGAACTCGTGCTTGTCTATGCGCTGAGTCG ATTTGTCAAGTCCACTCCTCTGCCGAACAAACAGGCTGCGCATGTAGCCAGCCTCTCCATCCTACTCTCTCCCGgcctcttcatcatcgaccacATCCACTTCCAATACAACGGGTTCATGTACGGTGTTCTGATTCTGTCCATCGTCCTAGCACGCAAGCAGTCAACCCTGCTCTACAGTGGCATTTTGTTCGCCGTTTTACTGTGCATGAAGCACATTTATCTCTACCTTTCCCTCGCATACTTTGTCTACCTGCTTCGCGCCTATTGCCTCGACCCACGATCAATTCTCCGACCTCGATTCGGAAACATTTTCAAACTCGGCGTGTGCGTGCTCGGTGTCTTTGGGATCGCGTTCGGTCCTTTCGCCCAGTGGGGTCAGCTGTTGCAGTTGAAGGATCGGCTCTTCCCTTTCTCGAGAGGGTTGTGTCATGCTTACTGGGCGCCCAACATGTGGGCGATGTATTCGTTCACAGATCGGGCATTGATTCCGC TCGCTCCTCGACTGGGCCTTCCCGTAAACCAGGAAGCACTCACCAGCGTCACTAGAGGTCTAGTGGGAGACACATCCTTTGCCATCCTCCCGGAGGTCACCAAGGAGCACACCTTTTTGTTGACATTTGTGTTCCAACTG ATACCTTTGATCAAGCTCTGGTTCCGTCCGGACTGGGACACCTTCGTCGGAGCCATCACGCTCTGCGGATACGCATCCTTTCTCTTCGGATGGCACGTCCATGAGAAAGCCGTGTTGCTGATCATCATCCCCTTCAGCCTGATCGCGCTCAAGGACCGACGCTACTTTAGCGCCTTCCGCCCTCTAGCCGTCGCCGGCCATGTCTCGCTCTTCCCGCTCCTTTTCACCGCCGCCGAATTTCCCCTCAAAATCGTCTACACGGTGCTGTGGCTGGTACTGTTCCTGTTTGTCTTCGACCGTGTGGCACCCGTGCCGGAGCGGCCGCGCATCTTTGTCTTCGACCGTCTCGCCCTGTTCTACCTGGTTGTCTCGATCCCGCTGATGGTGTACTGCTCGCTGCTGCACCAGGTGATTTTCGGCCTCGAGCGGCTGCAGTTCTTGCCGTTGATGTTTATGAGCAGTTATTCTGCCGTTGGGGTGGTGGGGAGCTGGATGGGCTTTTTGGTAGTATACTTTACGGCTTAG
- a CDS encoding uncharacterized protein (ID:PFLUO_007511-T1.cds;~source:funannotate) yields the protein VLFKRKPVIYLPRPIIDDDSSEVWVVPETNEVFTSYEPYLQRMDFYKQRRFICEITGHSGLTFFEALRSEMEESREVNNMFPDALREPILRRIQFSTVSRVDNLVDEIYEEFKQDFYPGEPVLILLEDGGRLHGIIRDKVNFAEQLYADGTIKTPAYATYLVKILDRPDEEALLDQDHITRDRKSFTKLMLRGFIKNNVTRESWAGAPWLVKASVAEEYKIPTEVPKHLQYGARVAEKKAMKKADQEGFFGFFSSQQLPELKPAFKGQKSKISAQDMAKSRDAQYQEYQRSLNGNPSFLLSNPAAARKGSKIPLSPSVVIQNELSRPPSPPPIKYPIEDLDLPPSSDKTHRPTLKFLMLSEHDDEGDEDLLPDDLELESVGLLLETWDILNVYCEVFHLDSFTFDDFLQAMRFSSEEIDCELFVEMHCAVLKKLVNQKNDAGGAVQISLPDLPVDESDSTDEEGEEDEEEEEEEETKEEDSLDVEPEARMTTRGSLAKQEADDLKAQIGRDSPDEQKIHRAVEMLEDYGWIERLRKRDFRNGGWEVVMVGLLHQLSVRPRLEKTCNDILKHLAPLDEEPTQQTARDQYATLDINLRAKALQTICMLSLETKAIRNYLEDCSNQMTEFRKEKIEHQKARKAALVELRQLHQERKALQPEREKSPTPVPEVLEVEEELDDSKMTGIDGDSEIPVDTEDEETARPRALRGGMDRALERKRKQEEEQKRKEQLAKQPKGSKQYQKVLKKIDEQKAKIEKLEEQIEVCDNDLREADCPRTRCLGLDRFCNRYWWFERNAMPYEGMPNSSTSEARYANGRLWVQGPDDMERVGFIEVTDEQRKQYQKHFQTTPAERKKHEEGPTHVSNAREWGYYEDGESVDQLIEWLDARGNRECKLLKELQLQRHTIVKYMDNRKAYLTEIAERAESEELPAKRVTTRTKTYVDVNEHGLRCLRWRNTTALSEDGHLHVDPERPPKRTKRNTDDTREITKPTRGGRGGRGSRGGRGGRAMTRSDSRQNF from the exons GTGTTATTCAAACGAAAACCCGTTATATACCTTCCGCGGCCCATCATTGACGATGACAGTTCCGAG GTCTGGGTCGTTCCCGAGACCAACGAGGTCTTCACCAGCTATGAACCGTATCTTCAGCGGATGGACTTCTACAAGCAGCGTCGGTTCATTTGCGAGATCACGGGTCACTCGGGGTTGACATTTTTCGAGGCGCTCCGGAGCGAG ATGGAGGAGTCGCGCGAGGTGAACAACATGTTCCCGGACGCGCTGAGAGAGCCCATATTGCGCAGGATTCAGTTTTCAACGGTATCGAGGGTTGACAACTTGG TGGATGAGATATACGAA GAATTCAAACAGGACTTTTATCCCGGAGAGCCAGTCCTGATTCTGCTAGAAGATGGTGGTCGCCTGCATGGTATAATTAGAGATAAGGTCAATTTTGCAGAGCAGTTGTACGCCGATGGAACCATTAAAACACCAGCCTATGCCACATATCTGGTCAAGATTCTCGACCGGCCAGATGAGGAAGCTCTGCTGGACCAAGACCACATCACCCGTGATCGGAAATCGTTTACCAAGCTGATGCTGCGCGGCTTCATCAAAAACAATGTCACCCGAGAATCATGGGCCGGCGCACCCTGGCTGGTCAAGGCCTCTGTTGCCGAGGAGTACAAGATTCCGACGGAGGTGCCCAAACACCTCCAGTATGGTGCCAGAGTGGCCGAAAAGAaggcgatgaagaaggccgaccaggaaggcTTTTTCGGGTTCTTCTCGTCTCAACAGCTTCCCGAGTTGAAACCCGCATTCAAGGGGCAAAAGTCAAAGATATCCGCACAGGATATGGCGAAATCGCGGGACGCCCAGTATCAAGAGTACCAACGGTCTCTGAACGGGAACCCatctttcctcctctccaaccCGGCAGCCGCACGAAAAGGAAGCAAGATCCCTCTATCGCCGTCAGTGGTCATCCAAAACGAACTGTCAAgacctccatcaccaccaccgatcAAGTACCCTATTGAAGATTTGGATCTACCTCCCAGCTCTGACAAGACCCATCGGCCGACCTTGAAGTTTTTGATGCTGAGCGaacatgatgatgaaggagatgaggaTCTCCTGCCTGATGATCTGGAACTGGAATCTGTAGGGTTACTCCTGGAGACCTGGGATATTCTAAACGTTTACTGCGAGGTCTTCCATCTCGACTCCTTTACCTTTGATGATTTCCTCCAAGCGATGCGCTTTTCCTCCGAAGAAATTGACTGTGAGCTCTTTGTGGAGATGCATTGCGCGGTTCTGAAAAAGCTTGTCAATCAAAAGAATGATGCAGGCGGTGCTGTTCAGATCTCCCTCCCAGATCTCCCAGTCGACGAATCCGACAGCACAGATgaagagggggaggaggatgaggaggaagaggaagaagaagaaacgaaggaaGAGGACTCACTGGATGTCGAGCCAGAGGCCCGAATGACCACGCGCGGAAGCTTGGCCAAGCAAGAAGCCGATGACTTGAAAGCACAAATAGGTCGGGACTCGCCAGATGAGCAAAAAATCCACCGTGCTGTCGAGATGCTGGAAGATTATGGATGGATCGAACGTCTCCGGAAACGGGATTTCCGCAATGGTGGATGGGAGGTGGTCATGGTCGGCCTCCTACACCAACTGTCTGTTCGTCCCCGCTTGGAGAAGACTTGCAATGACATCCTCAAGCATCTCGCTCCACTTGATGAGGAACCTACGCAGCAGACTGCACGGGATCAATATGCCACCCTTGATATTAACTTGCGAGCGAAGGCGCTTCAGACGATCTGCATGCTGAGTTTGGAGACCAAGGCGATTCGGAATTACCTAGAGGACTGCAGCAACCAGATGACGGAGTTCCgcaaggagaagattgagCACCAGAAAGCGCGCAAAGCAGC TCTGGTCGAACTCCGTCAACTCCATCAGGAGCGCAAAGCTCTACAGCCGGAACGGGAGAAATCTCCAACACCCGTGCCCGAGGTActcgaggtggaggaggaattggacGACTCAAAGATGACCGGGATAGATGGAGACTCTGAAATTCCTGTGGAcaccgaggacgaagaaaCCGCCCGGCCCCGCGCGTTGCGCGGAGGTATGGACCGCGCCCTTGAGCGCAAGCGgaagcaggaagaagagcagaaGCGAAAGGAGCAACTGGCCAAACAGCCGAAGGGCTCCAAACAGTACCAGAAGGTCCTCAAGAAGATCGACGAGCagaaggccaagatcgaGAAACTCGAGGAGCAGATTGAGGTCTGTGACAACGATCTACGTGAGGCGGATTGCCCGCGGACACGCTGCCTGGGGCTAGATCGGTTCTGCAACCGATACTGGTGGTTTGAGCGCAACGCGATGCCGTACGAGGGTATGCCGAACAGCTCAACGTCCGAGGCACGGTATGCCAATGGCCGCCTTTGGGTCCAGGGTCCCGACGACATGGAGCGAGTAGGCTTCATTGAAGTGACGGACGAGCAACGGAAACAGTACCAGAAGCATTTCCAGACCACGCCCGCtgagcgcaagaagcacgAAGAAGGCCCGACGCACGTGTCGAACGCCCGTGAATGGGGATACTACGAGGACGGCGAATCGGTGGACCAGCTGATCGAGTGGCTCGACGCGCGCGGTAACCGCGAGTGCAAGCTACTGAAGgagctccagctccagcgtCACACCATCGTCAAGTACATGGACAACCGCAAGGCGTACCTGACCGAGATCGCCGAACGGGCCGAGTCCGAGGAATTGCCAGCCAAGCGAGTGACGACGCGCACCAAGACCTACGTGGACGTGAACGAGCACGGCCTGCGCTGCCTCCGCTGGCGAAATACTACCGCCCTGTCTGAAGACGGACATCTTCACGTTGACCCGGAGCGACCACCCAAGCGGACCAAGCGCAACACCGACGATACGCGCGAGATCACCAAGCCGACcagaggaggccgaggaggtcgaggaagCAGGGGAGGTCGTGGAGGCCGGGCCATGACTCGGTCAGACTCGCGGCAAAACTTCTAG
- a CDS encoding uncharacterized protein (ID:PFLUO_007512-T1.cds;~source:funannotate), giving the protein MSGIAHPRPSSAPVQSVNAVDEQQKSSSRGSTQKVQKRSLDYVLRSGLAGGLAGCAAKTVVAPLDRVKILFQASNPQFAKYASSWSGLAAALRDIKRYEGTSALFKGHSATLLRIFPYAAIKFLAYEQIRAVIIPSLDKETSIRRLVSGSLAGVTSVFFTYPLELVRVRLAFETKRTSRSSLRDICRQIYNERVVPPSTGPAAVGGAAATGSTQAAAVAAAENVSSAVNQVVPRTGFANFYRGFGPTILGMLPYAGMSFLTHDTVGDWLRHPAVAQYTTLPESESTRAKKGSRRPQLTAAAELFSGALAGLVSQTSSYPLEVIRRRMQVGGAVGDGHRLGIVETASKIWLEKGFRGYWVGLTIGYLKVVPMVATSFFVYERLKWSLGI; this is encoded by the exons ATGAGTGGGATCGCGCACCCACGGCCGTCTTCTGCGCCTGTGCAATCGGTGAATGCCGTcgacgagcagcagaagagtAGTAGTCGCGGGTCGACCCAGAAGGTGCAAAAACGGAGTTTGGACTATGTGTTAAGGAGCGGGTTAGCGGGAGGTCTGGCGGGATGTGCT GCTAAAACTGTCGTGGCACCGCTAGACCGCGTCAAGATCCTCTTTCAAGCATCAAACCCCCAGTTCGCCAAATACGCCAGCAGCTGGTCCGGTCTAGCCGCTGCACTCCGCGACATCAAACGCTATGAAGGCACATCGGCCCTATTCAAGGGCCACTCTGCCACTCTCCTCCGTATCTTCCCTTACGCCGCCATCAAATTCCTCGCCTACGAACAAATACGCGCGGTCATCATCCCGTCGCTCGACAAGGAGACGTCTATCCGTCGACTGGTGTCGGGCAGTTTGGCTGGCGTTACCTCTGTGTTTTTCACATATCCATTAGAGTTAGTCCGGGTACGACTGGCTTTCGAAACTAAACGGACGTCTCGCTCGTCTCTCCGGGATATCTGTCGACAGATTTATAATGAGCGAGTAGTACCGCCATCAACCGGCCCTGCTGCCGTAgggggagcagcagcaaccgGAAGTACACAAGCAGCAGCCGTTGCCGCAGCCGAAAACGTATCCTCTGCCGTCAACCAAGTCGTTCCACGCACCGGGTTCGCCAATTTCTACCGCGGCTTCGGCCCCACGATCCTGGGGATGCTCCCATACGCCGGGATGTCCTTCCTCACCCACGACACAGTAGGCGACTGGCTACGACACCCGGCCGTCGCTCAATACACAACCCTTCCGGAGTCAGAATCAACGCGCGCCAAAAAGGGCTCCCGCAGACCCCAGCTCACAGCCGCGGCGGAGCTGTTCTCCGGCGCGCTCGCCGGCCTGGTCTCGCAGACCTCTTCCTATCCGCTCGAGGTGATCCGGCGGCGGATGCAGGTCGGTGGCGCGGTGGGGGATGGACACCGACTGGGTATCGTCGAGACGGCGTCTAAGATCTGGCTTGAGAAGGGGTTCCGTGGGTACTGGGTTGGGCTGACTATTGGATATCTCAAGGTCGTGCCCATGGTCGCGACGAGTTTCTTTGTCTACGAGCGATTGAAGTGGTCGCTGGGGATTTAG